A portion of the Sulfuriferula sp. AH1 genome contains these proteins:
- the grpE gene encoding nucleotide exchange factor GrpE, protein MPSSTKEPTMQTENPNQDQSQETANNETEAMDSMPSIEQSLKQAELLAQEHHDAWLRAKAEADNIRKRAQSDVANAHKYAIEGFASELLAVKDSLEAALSTESPSMENLKNGVELTLKQLSSAFEKFNLNEINPVNEKFDPHKHQAISMVESAAEANTVVAVLQKGYQLHERIVRPALVTVSKAK, encoded by the coding sequence ATGCCAAGTTCAACCAAGGAGCCGACAATGCAAACAGAAAATCCAAATCAAGATCAATCTCAGGAAACAGCAAATAATGAAACGGAAGCTATGGATTCCATGCCCAGTATTGAGCAATCCCTCAAACAGGCCGAATTGTTAGCCCAGGAACATCACGATGCATGGCTACGCGCCAAAGCCGAAGCCGACAATATCCGCAAGCGCGCGCAAAGCGACGTCGCCAACGCTCACAAATACGCTATTGAAGGCTTCGCCAGCGAACTGCTCGCCGTCAAGGACAGCCTGGAAGCGGCCCTCAGCACCGAATCCCCTAGCATGGAAAACCTGAAGAACGGGGTTGAACTCACTTTGAAGCAACTATCATCCGCCTTCGAAAAATTCAATTTGAACGAGATTAATCCCGTCAACGAAAAATTCGATCCGCACAAACATCAGGCAATCAGCATGGTGGAAAGTGCCGCCGAAGCCAATACCGTTGTCGCTGTTCTGCAAAAAGGCTACCAGCTGCATGAGCGCATCGTACGGCCGGCCCTGGTTACGGTGTCCAAGGCAAAATAG
- the dnaK gene encoding molecular chaperone DnaK, whose product MGKIIGIDLGTTNSCVSVMENGVAKVIENAEGARTTPSIIAYAEDGEVLVGAAAKRQAVTNPKNTLFAVKRLIGRRFEEKEVQKDINLMPYSIVKADNGDAWVEVRGKKMSAPEVSAQVLMKMKKTAEDYLGEPVTEAVITVPAYFNDSQRQATKDAGRIAGLEVKRIINEPTAAALAFGMDKKEGDRKIAVYDLGGGTFDISIIDIAEIEGEHQFEVMSTNGDTFLGGEDFDQRVIDYLADEFKKEQGIDLRNDMLALQRLKEAAEKAKIELSSAQQTEVNLPYITADASGPKHLAVKITRAKFESLVEDLIERTIAPCKLAIKDAGVSVSDISDVILVGGMTRMPKVQEKVKEFFGKEPRRDVNPDEAVAVGASIQGGVLQGEVKDVLLLDVTPLSLGIETMGGVMTKLIQKNTTIPTKASQVFSTAEDNQNAVTIHVLQGEREISSGNKSLGQFNLSDIPPAPRGMPQIEVTFDIDANGILHVSAKDKATGKENKIKIQASSGLSEAEINQMVKDAEAHAEDDRIARELVDARNQCDNLIHSVKKSLTEYGDKIGADDKVKIEAAIAEAEEAIKGNDKAAIEAKSQALGEASHKLAEQMQAAASATAGGAADSGSAKPADDDVVDAEFEEVKDKK is encoded by the coding sequence ATGGGAAAAATCATCGGTATTGACTTGGGCACTACGAACTCCTGCGTTTCCGTCATGGAAAACGGCGTTGCCAAGGTCATTGAAAACGCTGAAGGCGCCCGCACCACGCCATCCATCATTGCTTATGCTGAAGATGGCGAAGTACTGGTAGGCGCCGCAGCGAAGCGTCAGGCGGTAACCAATCCAAAGAACACCCTGTTTGCGGTCAAACGCCTGATCGGCCGCCGTTTTGAAGAAAAGGAAGTGCAAAAAGACATCAACCTCATGCCCTACAGCATTGTCAAGGCCGACAACGGCGACGCATGGGTGGAAGTGCGCGGCAAGAAAATGTCCGCACCGGAAGTCTCCGCGCAAGTGCTGATGAAAATGAAGAAGACTGCCGAAGATTATCTGGGTGAACCCGTCACGGAAGCCGTTATCACCGTCCCGGCCTACTTCAACGACAGCCAGCGTCAGGCCACCAAGGACGCCGGCCGTATCGCCGGTCTGGAAGTAAAGCGCATCATTAACGAGCCTACTGCTGCCGCTCTGGCATTCGGTATGGACAAGAAAGAAGGCGACCGTAAAATTGCCGTGTACGACCTTGGCGGCGGTACTTTCGATATTTCCATTATCGACATTGCCGAAATCGAAGGCGAGCATCAGTTCGAAGTCATGTCCACCAACGGTGACACCTTCCTCGGCGGTGAGGATTTCGACCAGCGCGTGATCGATTATCTGGCTGACGAATTCAAGAAAGAGCAAGGCATCGACCTGCGCAATGACATGCTGGCACTGCAGCGCCTGAAAGAAGCGGCAGAAAAAGCCAAGATCGAATTGTCTTCCGCACAGCAAACCGAAGTCAATCTGCCTTATATCACGGCAGATGCGAGCGGTCCCAAGCACTTGGCAGTCAAGATCACTCGCGCCAAGTTCGAGAGCCTGGTCGAAGACCTGATCGAGCGCACCATCGCTCCATGCAAACTCGCGATCAAGGATGCCGGCGTCAGCGTATCCGACATCAGCGACGTGATTCTGGTCGGCGGTATGACCCGCATGCCCAAGGTTCAGGAGAAAGTCAAGGAATTCTTCGGCAAGGAGCCACGGCGCGACGTGAACCCTGACGAAGCCGTTGCGGTCGGTGCATCGATCCAGGGTGGTGTGTTGCAAGGCGAAGTGAAGGATGTGCTGTTACTGGACGTTACCCCATTGTCTCTGGGCATTGAAACCATGGGCGGCGTGATGACCAAGCTGATCCAGAAGAACACCACGATTCCGACCAAGGCCAGCCAGGTGTTCTCGACTGCCGAAGACAACCAGAATGCGGTGACCATCCACGTGCTGCAAGGCGAACGTGAAATCTCGTCCGGCAACAAGAGTCTGGGCCAGTTCAATCTGTCCGACATTCCGCCAGCACCACGCGGCATGCCGCAGATTGAAGTGACTTTCGATATCGATGCCAACGGCATTTTGCATGTGTCTGCAAAGGACAAAGCCACCGGCAAGGAAAACAAGATCAAGATCCAGGCCAGCTCCGGTTTGTCGGAAGCCGAGATCAACCAGATGGTGAAGGATGCCGAAGCTCACGCTGAAGACGACCGCATTGCCCGCGAACTGGTAGATGCGCGCAACCAGTGCGACAATCTGATTCACTCAGTGAAAAAATCATTGACTGAATACGGTGACAAGATCGGAGCCGATGATAAAGTCAAGATCGAAGCCGCCATCGCCGAGGCCGAAGAAGCAATCAAAGGCAACGACAAGGCCGCCATCGAAGCCAAATCACAAGCATTGGGCGAAGCATCGCACAAACTGGCCGAACAGATGCAAGCAGCTGCATCCGCCACCGCTGGCGGCGCTGCCGACTCCGGTTCAGCCAAGCCGGCGGACGATGATGTGGTCGACGCCGAGTTTGAAGAAGTGAAAGACAAGAAATAA
- the dnaJ gene encoding molecular chaperone DnaJ, which yields MSKRDYYEVLGVNRDASEDELKKAYRRLAMKHHPDRNPDNPKAEEHFKEAKEAYETLSDSHKRAAYDQYGHAGVDQAGMGGGAGGFSDAFGDIFGDIFGGGRSRSNVYRGADLQYNLEITLEEAARGTETKIRIPTQEECETCHGSGAKPGTEPITCTTCGGHGQVRMQQGFFSIQQTCPKCHGTGKIVPTPCPECHGAGRVKRQKTLSVRIPAGVDNGDRIRLSGEGEAGVNGGPTGDLYVVIHLKAHSVFERDHNDLHCEMPISFTTAALGGEIEIPTLDGHAKIKIPAETQTGKVFRLRGKGIQGVRTHAPGDLMCHVMVETPVSLTERQKELLRELEAINQADDARHSPKARSFMDKVKAFFG from the coding sequence ATGTCTAAACGCGATTATTATGAAGTGCTGGGCGTCAATCGTGATGCCAGCGAAGACGAACTGAAGAAAGCTTATCGCCGTCTGGCGATGAAGCATCACCCTGATCGTAACCCGGACAATCCCAAGGCCGAAGAGCATTTCAAGGAAGCCAAAGAGGCTTACGAAACCCTGTCGGACAGCCATAAACGCGCAGCTTACGATCAATACGGTCATGCTGGCGTAGATCAGGCGGGCATGGGCGGCGGCGCAGGCGGTTTCTCTGATGCGTTTGGCGACATTTTCGGCGATATCTTCGGCGGCGGACGCAGCCGTTCCAATGTCTATCGCGGCGCGGATCTGCAATACAATCTGGAAATCACGCTGGAAGAAGCCGCACGCGGCACCGAAACCAAGATTCGTATCCCGACCCAGGAAGAATGCGAAACCTGTCACGGCTCCGGCGCAAAACCGGGCACCGAACCCATTACCTGCACCACGTGTGGCGGTCATGGCCAGGTACGCATGCAGCAGGGATTCTTCTCCATCCAGCAAACCTGCCCGAAATGCCACGGCACCGGCAAGATCGTGCCTACACCATGCCCTGAATGCCATGGTGCAGGCCGCGTCAAACGCCAGAAAACATTGTCAGTGCGCATCCCTGCCGGCGTCGATAACGGCGACCGCATCCGCTTGTCCGGCGAAGGCGAAGCTGGCGTCAATGGCGGCCCGACTGGCGATCTGTATGTAGTCATTCATCTCAAAGCGCATTCGGTGTTCGAACGCGACCATAATGACCTGCATTGCGAAATGCCGATCAGTTTTACCACAGCGGCATTGGGCGGTGAGATAGAGATACCTACGCTGGATGGCCACGCCAAAATCAAGATACCTGCCGAAACCCAGACCGGCAAGGTATTCCGCCTGCGCGGCAAAGGCATCCAGGGAGTACGTACCCATGCGCCAGGCGATTTGATGTGCCACGTCATGGTGGAGACGCCAGTCAGCCTGACCGAACGCCAGAAAGAGCTGTTACGTGAACTGGAAGCGATCAATCAGGCCGATGATGCACGCCACAGCCCCAAGGCCAGATCGTTTATGGACAAGGTGAAGGCGTTTTTCGGCTAA
- a CDS encoding DUF1439 domain-containing protein produces MKSFIRFALMLVLLSSLFGCKENLFKPTTVTFTPAEFQAALSKKFPVQKNYLGLIDLTISHPQVSMRPEIKHIAMQFDAVMAALGASQVVKSKLDITTSLAYDPATRSILLQDPRLEKIDVDGMSHESAQQLTQLASVLINETLQGASIYTFNPDDLHFIGMHLEPESIEITEQGVVVHIAK; encoded by the coding sequence ATGAAATCATTCATTAGATTTGCATTAATGCTGGTATTGCTGAGCAGTTTGTTCGGGTGCAAGGAAAATCTGTTCAAACCGACTACCGTAACATTCACCCCGGCAGAGTTTCAGGCAGCCTTGTCTAAAAAATTCCCGGTGCAAAAGAACTATCTCGGCTTGATCGATCTGACCATCAGTCATCCCCAAGTCAGCATGCGTCCGGAGATCAAGCACATCGCCATGCAATTCGATGCTGTCATGGCAGCTTTGGGTGCCAGTCAGGTTGTGAAAAGCAAGCTCGATATTACGACGTCTTTGGCATACGACCCGGCTACCAGAAGTATCTTGCTGCAAGACCCGCGGCTGGAGAAGATCGACGTCGACGGCATGTCGCATGAGAGCGCCCAGCAATTAACGCAACTGGCTTCGGTACTGATCAACGAAACGTTGCAAGGTGCCAGCATCTATACCTTTAATCCGGATGATCTGCATTTTATCGGTATGCACCTGGAGCCGGAAAGCATCGAGATTACCGAACAGGGTGTGGTTGTCCATATCGCAAAATGA
- a CDS encoding EI24 domain-containing protein codes for MKDIFGALAAAAKGLFHPKILSIVLWPMVFALVLWSVLAWVFWADWLALMNDWVQPAEVFLSQYDFTWIASALTVTLMLLMIAPLALTTALLIAAVIAMPMMVNHVAKRDYPDLARLHGGTVLGSVWNALIAVGVFVGLWLVTLPFWLAAGLGAVFSLLLTAYLNQRLFRYDALAEHASRDEFEIIMERHGGSLYGMGLLLALLHWVPVINLVSPIYTGLAYIHFCLAKLRQLRARTEGKADEIIH; via the coding sequence ATGAAGGACATCTTCGGAGCGTTGGCCGCCGCCGCTAAAGGCCTGTTTCATCCGAAAATACTCTCGATCGTTTTGTGGCCCATGGTATTTGCATTAGTGCTGTGGAGTGTGCTGGCATGGGTATTCTGGGCCGACTGGCTTGCGTTAATGAATGATTGGGTGCAACCGGCCGAGGTGTTTCTGAGTCAGTATGATTTTACCTGGATAGCCAGTGCGCTGACCGTGACGCTCATGCTGCTGATGATCGCGCCGCTGGCACTTACTACGGCTTTGCTGATCGCGGCCGTGATAGCCATGCCGATGATGGTTAATCATGTGGCTAAACGTGACTATCCGGATCTGGCACGCCTGCATGGGGGTACCGTGCTGGGGAGTGTGTGGAATGCATTGATCGCGGTGGGGGTGTTCGTCGGTTTGTGGTTGGTGACCTTGCCTTTCTGGCTGGCAGCGGGGCTGGGAGCCGTATTTTCATTGCTGCTGACAGCGTACTTGAACCAGCGCCTGTTTCGCTACGATGCCCTGGCAGAGCATGCCAGCCGTGACGAATTCGAGATCATTATGGAACGGCATGGCGGCAGCCTGTACGGTATGGGGCTGTTATTGGCGCTGCTGCATTGGGTGCCGGTGATCAATTTGGTCTCGCCTATCTATACCGGTCTCGCTTATATCCATTTTTGTCTGGCAAAACTGCGGCAGCTGCGCGCTCGAACAGAAGGGAAAGCCGATGAAATCATTCATTAG
- a CDS encoding TatD family hydrolase: protein MFVDSHCHLNFSDLVAREAEVMVNMQAHQVTHALCVSVNLEDYPQVLAVAERHANVFASVGVHPDYENITEPDVARLVELAIHPRVVAIGETGLDYFRLTGDLEWQRERFRTHIRAAIAAGKPLIIHTRSAAEDTLRIMREEGADRIGGVMHCFTESQEVAEAALALNFYISISGIVTFKNAVALKEVAKTVPLDRLLIETDSPYLAPVPHRGKTNEPAWVSHVAAAIAELRGVSVEELGSATTRNFFRLFETAQPV from the coding sequence ATGTTTGTAGATTCCCATTGTCATCTCAATTTTTCTGATCTGGTCGCGCGCGAGGCCGAAGTGATGGTCAATATGCAGGCGCATCAGGTCACTCATGCGCTCTGCGTCAGCGTCAATCTGGAAGATTATCCGCAAGTGCTGGCTGTGGCGGAACGCCATGCTAACGTTTTTGCTTCGGTAGGCGTGCATCCCGATTATGAAAATATCACTGAGCCGGATGTTGCGCGTCTGGTCGAATTGGCAATTCACCCGCGTGTAGTGGCCATAGGCGAAACCGGTCTGGATTATTTTCGTTTAACCGGCGATCTGGAATGGCAGCGTGAACGTTTTCGCACCCATATCCGCGCTGCAATCGCGGCGGGCAAGCCATTAATCATTCATACACGTTCCGCAGCTGAAGACACCTTGCGCATCATGCGTGAAGAAGGTGCCGATCGGATCGGCGGCGTCATGCATTGCTTTACCGAGAGCCAGGAGGTTGCCGAAGCCGCGCTGGCACTGAACTTCTACATTTCCATATCGGGCATCGTGACGTTCAAGAACGCCGTTGCGCTGAAGGAAGTGGCCAAAACTGTCCCGCTGGATCGGCTACTCATAGAAACGGACTCGCCTTATCTGGCGCCGGTGCCGCATCGCGGCAAGACCAATGAACCCGCGTGGGTCAGCCATGTTGCCGCAGCCATTGCGGAATTGCGCGGCGTCTCGGTGGAAGAGCTGGGTTCTGCTACTACCCGTAATTTCTTCCGCCTGTTCGAGACGGCACAGCCGGTATGA
- a CDS encoding PilZ domain-containing protein — translation MSSVPSMTRPGVLSLAIKEKSALFAAYMPFVKGGGLFVPSTKSYQIGDEVFMLLSLLDDVNKIPVAGRVVWITPVGCHGGKTPGIGVQFDQNENGVVARNKIEGLLGGALKAVRPTHTM, via the coding sequence ATGAGTTCTGTCCCGAGCATGACGCGTCCTGGCGTTCTATCGCTGGCGATCAAGGAAAAATCCGCATTATTTGCTGCATATATGCCTTTTGTTAAAGGTGGCGGCTTATTTGTGCCTTCGACGAAAAGTTATCAAATTGGCGATGAGGTATTCATGTTGCTGTCGTTGCTGGATGATGTGAACAAGATTCCGGTGGCGGGACGCGTGGTCTGGATAACGCCTGTAGGTTGCCATGGCGGCAAGACACCGGGCATCGGCGTGCAGTTCGACCAGAATGAGAACGGGGTCGTAGCACGCAATAAGATCGAAGGTTTGCTAGGCGGTGCGCTCAAGGCAGTGCGGCCTACGCATACCATGTAA
- the holB gene encoding DNA polymerase III subunit delta' translates to MHIYPWQADSAQRLLSLRAQLPHAILLHGRAGLGKYQLAQVFAKWLLCEQRGAGAAAAACGTCPSCHWFELGSHPDVHILQPGAMDDADDAGSERKKSEWISVEQVRHAIDFLQLSSHRNGLRIVLLNPAEAMNAAAANALLKTLEEPPANSLLLLVSHQPSRLLPTILSRCHQLRINLPDTAQALDWLSAQGVSDAQLCLGLAAGSPLLATTFADEEYQVRRRAFVTDLLDAAQTPVLAMAERYAKLPVADYSQLLQWLQQWMHDMQSMKLAGKVYYHQDFSEQLRNLAMRVKLSPLLKLQQRLQQARAVVAHPLNVQMVLEDILLEYTSAF, encoded by the coding sequence ATGCATATCTACCCATGGCAAGCAGACAGTGCACAACGATTATTGTCATTGCGCGCGCAATTACCCCATGCGATTTTGTTGCACGGGCGGGCAGGGCTGGGTAAATACCAGCTGGCACAGGTATTTGCCAAATGGCTGTTATGCGAACAGCGCGGTGCAGGCGCGGCCGCCGCCGCATGCGGCACATGTCCGTCATGTCATTGGTTTGAACTAGGCAGTCATCCCGATGTCCACATATTACAGCCTGGCGCGATGGATGATGCCGATGATGCAGGCTCCGAGCGCAAGAAAAGCGAATGGATCAGTGTCGAGCAGGTTCGCCATGCGATAGATTTCCTGCAGTTGAGTTCGCATCGCAATGGTTTGCGGATAGTGTTGCTCAATCCGGCGGAGGCGATGAACGCGGCAGCGGCTAATGCATTGCTGAAAACGCTGGAAGAGCCGCCAGCCAACAGTTTGCTGCTTCTGGTCAGCCATCAGCCTTCCCGGTTGTTGCCGACCATCTTGAGCCGTTGTCACCAATTACGGATTAATTTGCCTGATACGGCGCAGGCGCTGGACTGGCTGTCAGCGCAGGGCGTGTCCGATGCGCAACTGTGTCTGGGATTGGCTGCGGGCTCGCCTTTGCTGGCGACGACCTTCGCAGATGAAGAATACCAGGTGCGCCGTCGCGCATTCGTAACGGATTTATTGGACGCGGCACAGACACCTGTATTGGCGATGGCCGAACGCTATGCAAAATTGCCCGTTGCCGATTATTCGCAGTTGTTGCAATGGCTGCAGCAGTGGATGCATGATATGCAGAGCATGAAACTGGCGGGCAAGGTGTATTACCATCAGGACTTCAGCGAGCAATTGCGTAACTTGGCCATGCGTGTTAAGTTGAGTCCACTATTGAAACTGCAGCAACGTTTGCAGCAGGCCCGCGCAGTCGTTGCGCACCCCTTGAATGTGCAAATGGTGCTGGAAGATATTCTGCTGGAATATACCAGCGCGTTCTGA
- the tmk gene encoding dTMP kinase encodes MPFISLEGIDGAGKTTHLQWMADFLRAQGANVVVTREPGGTPLGESLRALLLSEPMHIDTEALLMFAARREHIAQVIAPALARGDWVLSDRFTDASFAYQCGGRGIAEARLQVLEDWVQQGLQPDLTILFDVDVAIAHQRVRTHSDPDRFEQEQQDFFERVRAMYLHRAAKYPARIRVVRTDRTIEVIRNELAAMLKPLSAN; translated from the coding sequence ATGCCGTTTATTAGTCTGGAAGGTATCGATGGTGCAGGTAAAACCACGCATTTGCAGTGGATGGCCGATTTCCTGCGGGCGCAGGGTGCGAATGTGGTCGTAACCCGCGAACCCGGAGGGACGCCGTTAGGCGAATCGTTACGGGCGTTGCTGTTGAGTGAGCCCATGCATATCGATACCGAAGCGCTGTTGATGTTTGCTGCGCGGCGCGAACATATCGCGCAGGTAATCGCGCCGGCACTGGCACGAGGTGACTGGGTGCTGTCGGATCGTTTTACCGATGCCAGTTTCGCTTATCAATGTGGCGGGCGCGGCATAGCCGAAGCGCGTTTGCAGGTATTGGAAGATTGGGTGCAACAAGGATTGCAGCCCGATCTGACGATATTGTTCGATGTCGATGTGGCGATTGCCCACCAGCGTGTGCGTACGCACTCGGATCCGGACCGATTCGAACAGGAGCAGCAGGATTTCTTCGAGCGTGTGCGGGCCATGTATCTACACCGTGCTGCAAAGTATCCGGCGCGGATACGCGTGGTGCGTACCGACCGGACGATAGAGGTTATACGCAACGAACTCGCTGCAATGCTGAAGCCATTGTCAGCTAACTAG
- the mltG gene encoding endolytic transglycosylase MltG → MIKRAFIWGMLVLGLATAYMYWYAHTSLPLKQTPLEFDLKPGSNLVTITSRMQAAGVMNDGLRFRVLARIMGKAGKIKAGFYTLNQQITPLQLLTKLTAGEVSLREIVFIEGWTFAQMRDALNAHPLVKHETLGMSEQQVLQLLNIPLNHAEGWFFPSTYYIDAGSSDVSILRRAYETMQMHLQHEWAGRDKNLPYATPADALTMASIIEKETGVKDERPLIAAVFINRLRLGMRLQTDPTVIYGIGKNYDGNIRKRDLLADTPYNTYTRAGLPPTAIAMPGLDSIKAALHPAHSDIIYFVAKGDGTHYFSNNLVEHNRAVARYQKNG, encoded by the coding sequence ATGATTAAGCGCGCATTTATCTGGGGAATGCTTGTCCTCGGTCTGGCTACCGCTTATATGTACTGGTATGCGCATACGTCGTTACCATTGAAACAAACGCCGCTCGAATTCGATTTGAAGCCTGGCAGCAATTTGGTTACGATTACCAGTCGGATGCAGGCAGCCGGGGTTATGAATGATGGATTACGCTTCCGTGTGCTGGCCCGGATAATGGGAAAGGCCGGTAAAATCAAGGCAGGCTTTTATACGCTTAATCAACAGATCACCCCGTTGCAGTTACTTACTAAATTGACCGCAGGTGAAGTGAGCTTGCGTGAAATCGTATTCATCGAGGGCTGGACATTTGCCCAGATGCGTGATGCCTTGAATGCACATCCCCTGGTCAAACATGAAACCCTGGGCATGAGCGAGCAGCAGGTATTGCAATTGCTGAATATACCGCTGAATCATGCCGAAGGTTGGTTTTTCCCCTCTACTTATTATATTGATGCGGGAAGTAGTGACGTGTCGATCCTGCGTCGCGCTTACGAAACCATGCAAATGCATTTGCAGCATGAATGGGCGGGACGGGATAAGAATTTGCCTTATGCAACGCCAGCCGACGCTTTGACCATGGCGTCGATCATAGAAAAGGAAACCGGAGTAAAAGATGAGCGGCCGCTAATCGCTGCCGTGTTCATCAATCGATTGCGCCTGGGGATGCGCCTGCAGACTGACCCCACGGTAATTTACGGCATCGGCAAGAATTACGACGGTAATATCCGTAAACGTGATTTGCTGGCTGATACGCCGTATAACACTTACACTCGCGCTGGCCTGCCGCCGACGGCGATCGCGATGCCGGGGCTGGATTCAATTAAAGCCGCATTGCATCCCGCGCACAGCGATATCATTTATTTTGTGGCGAAAGGCGATGGGACGCATTATTTTTCGAATAATCTGGTCGAGCATAATCGTGCGGTAGCACGATATCAGAAGAATGGGTAA
- the pabC gene encoding aminodeoxychorismate lyase translates to MILVNGVANAMVHPADRGLSYGDGVFRTLLLRDAFNANWRRQYAKLASDCARLGIICPDMAVFEQDFTQLDANENAGVLKLVVTRGAGQRGYAMHQPISPTRIVSTAPLPVYPSQCDVDGVMVYVCQLRLSRQPLLAGIKHLNRLENVLARSEWQDPDIMEGLLQDDTGHVIGGTMTNLFAVRGHQLFTPDLSNSGIAGVTRERILAIAVKLGLSIKISQLSLSDIFEADEVMLCNSVIGIWQVRELGQKQWQKGHYVALLRSLLEADND, encoded by the coding sequence ATGATACTGGTGAATGGTGTTGCCAATGCGATGGTGCATCCTGCGGATCGCGGTCTCAGTTACGGTGACGGGGTGTTTCGCACGCTGTTGCTGCGTGATGCATTTAACGCGAATTGGCGCCGTCAGTACGCGAAACTGGCTTCCGATTGCGCGCGCCTGGGCATTATTTGCCCAGACATGGCGGTATTTGAGCAGGACTTTACCCAGCTTGATGCGAACGAAAATGCAGGTGTGCTCAAGCTTGTCGTAACCCGCGGTGCGGGGCAGCGCGGCTATGCGATGCACCAGCCAATATCACCCACCCGTATTGTCAGCACTGCACCATTGCCGGTTTACCCGTCGCAATGTGATGTTGATGGCGTGATGGTATATGTGTGTCAGTTACGCTTGTCGCGGCAGCCATTATTGGCCGGCATCAAGCATCTTAACCGGCTGGAAAATGTATTGGCGCGCAGTGAATGGCAAGACCCTGATATCATGGAAGGTCTGTTGCAGGATGACACAGGGCATGTTATCGGTGGCACAATGACCAATTTATTTGCGGTGCGCGGACACCAATTATTTACCCCGGATTTGAGTAATAGCGGTATTGCCGGAGTGACGCGCGAGCGTATTCTGGCAATTGCCGTAAAGCTGGGGCTATCCATCAAAATCAGCCAATTAAGTTTGTCAGACATATTCGAAGCTGATGAAGTCATGCTCTGCAATAGTGTGATAGGTATATGGCAAGTGCGAGAGTTAGGGCAGAAACAATGGCAAAAAGGGCACTATGTTGCATTGCTCCGTTCTTTACTGGAGGCGGACAATGATTAA